The genomic segment aacaatatatatCGAGAAATATTCTTTAAACTTTTGTTTGTAAATacgagtttttaatttttctaatgtaTGCAAATGTTTGTTTATGAATTCTCATATGTCAGGATACATCACCTTTTTCATGGTGAATGAGCCTCGGTTGGGTCAACATGACCCCACAAAGTCCAATTGAGTGTGACTAACAACCTCCAAGCTTCATTTAAACATAGCCAAGAAAATTAGGCCAAAGCCCAATGTATCATCACCTTTTAGGCCTAATGCATGTATTCCAAAACTGAAGATTGAGCCTTGTTTCCAGGCCTATATCCCAAATCACTACCTTGTGTTTTAGTAGCCTTTCATCATCAATTATAAACATGCACAAACCACTTTAggcaaattattaatataagtacccttttatcattaaaaacaaatacaaagcaatTTACCTTATGTAGAATATCTTAgggtgatttatatttttttctttagcatAACTAGTCCCTTACCTAGAATCTCTGAATACTAATTAGgaattttagttattataaaactagatagtaacttctttttcatatttttatcttagcAATCCTCATCATCTAAGTGAGATGTTCCATGCAACAATATTAGTGTGTATTTATAACTAAAAGATATTTGACATAGTTTTCAAAGATTTTTGTAATGAAATCATAAACTATAACAATCAAGATATTCTCATTTTGAGAAAAACTTaaatcatttgaatttaatGAACTTTAAGTAAAATCAATGCacaacaaaatatttaatgatttttgaaataCCAAATAGCAATGATACAAAATATGTAACATCaatatgtattttgtaatgaaataaaaatacttcaaCATAATTATAAGAGATTCTCTATCGAAATCCTAAACTGTAACATTTATGATCCTTAAGTACTAATtagttataaaaaatgaaagactTAGAATAGGAATAGAGGAATCATAATGACGTTTTAGTTGTAATAATGTGTTTAGAATAATAACAAggaatatgaaatttaaaatttttaatgtctaatttttaagatgaaaagaaatgataattacaagaatgcttttatttatgttgataataataaaaatgataaggcTGATTATGATGGTGGTGGAAGGGACGGAGGAAGTGAAAGATATGATATTTGTAGTAATAATAtagtaacaaaaataatatatttaaataataataatgaaaccAACATGGGAGGTGGCTAAAAAATAAGGGTTGGagaataaacaacaacaacaacaatttttttttatcaaaaacaattatCGCCATTATAATGAAAATGGAGAAGTGATGGTAATAGAAGTAGttgatataataaattatattttttagctgTCATTAACATTGtcacttcattatttttaacaaaacacttataaaataaGAAACTTTTATTCCACCATTCTATTCTTTATCACCAATATCACATTCGACATTGTGGCAACCCACATGCTTTCCTAGAATATGGAGAAAATAGAgtcttttatgttttgagaGGGGGAAAAGGTCTAATATTTGTAAAgtagtcgccacctaatattatgataaCTAGGAACCATAATTAGTCTGCAAAGATTTGTGATAAGGAACTAGTTATGCTAGAGAGAAAATACTACCATCCTAAAGCATCATATGTGAAGTAAGTTGTATTGTTAGTCTTGTATCGAATTATTAATAGTTTGTTATGCATAATCTACTAATGATTTATCTACAGGGTGATAATGAGTTTACTACAATGAGTTAAACTCATATTAGTGGTTCAAATCTAGCCGTCCTAAGAAAGATCAATGGAAGAAGTCTCAATGAGGTTCAATTGTCTTATGGTACCTTAACACTCTTGACTCTGACATCAATGCTGAAAACAATTAACATCACTAGAATTTAAACTAGTACTAGAAGTGTTATCTTGCATCATTGGATTTCAAACTAATACTAAGAAATTTTATCACACACCACTTAAATTCAAACTATTACCAAAAGTTCTATCTTCCATCATTGGATTTAAAACTAGTAACAAGAAGTTTGAGTCGTTGTCACTAGAATTCAAACTAGTATCAAGAAGTTTGAGTCTTTGTCACTAGAATTCAAACTAGTATCAAAAGTTACCAATGCCAGAAGTTTTATCTTGTGTTACTTGAATTCAAACCAATACAAAAAAAGCTTGAGCATTCGTAACTAGAATTCAAACTAGtactaaaagttttatttgggTTACATGAATTCAGCCCAATACTAAAGATCCAATTCTATTATTCAAAGACCTTAATCCAGAAATCATGATCTCTTCATACAGATTATAGAGACCAGGTAAATCGTAACTAAACTTTGAAACAACTAACATTCCtataataacttttttgttttgaccACTTGCAACCTTGCAtaaacattataaattttttacaagtttGGTACGCAACctatgagaaaatatttttcttaaatctttgtattgtaagcattataaagagatGACAACTATCATAACCTGATTTTTACcccttttaattataaaaattttgcaTCAACATATTTTTGCAGGCATATAAtggatttttaaaaagcaaggACCAAGTcataataggtaaaaaaaaagatcaggaGTAATTTTGAGGGAAGTTAgaggtttaattgaaaataatattgaagaaaaatggTCACTCTCTGAGCCACAGTTGAATAAAAAGGGACAATTAGGtttttgatgtttgatttgAACCAAACTTGGCCATTTAAAGTCACTAATGAAGATCCTTCCATGCTTTTATTGTTGTAAAAGTTAATATTGAAGGTGCATTAGCGTTTATGTTAagccaaataattattttggaaGTAATTAatggattttaaattatataagctAACATTTATTAAACATGAAGTGTTGTGTCGTGGATCATGAGAAAATATGGTAAATAaagtttcttttgtttctttgaagAAGGTTAAGATACGAAATGTTGTGTGTGGGTATACTATTGAATCCTAAAGATGCTTTTTCCCCCCTTAAGGTTTCAATTTATATTGTGGTTAGAAAGCATGTGTGTCCTTTGATTtaggaaaatgaagaaatttagggtttttattcttttgatgcCATGCCTAACCTGGGTATATATGTTTCCCCAAGTCTTTTATTTATAGggattaaaatcaaaatttatttaaattgatgaaatcgtttatttttaaggatgaatgtttaaattttactaaattGATGAAATCGTCTATTCTTATGAATTAGCATCcaaatttttctaaattgatgaCAACGTCTATTTTAGGGATCaatatcaaaattttcttttattgacgAGTCTCTTATTCTCAGGgatcaacatcttttttttttaattaaaacaaattatgaaatatcACAAAACCAAtgcccattaaaaaaaaaaaaaaaaaactcttaggAACAGGGAATCTACACTATTCCCAAACGCATCTAGTTTTAGTTTAGTCttatatttatgatatgatatgatgaTACTTTCGAGTATAATAATTACTCAAAGTGTCTTTTACCTGCTAGCATGCAGGTTCAAGCTAATATTGCCTCACCGTTAATGGTTTTTGATTTTCAGAGCGAAAAAATCAACGCACACACATAATATATACACATGAAGAGAAAAGAAACGAGGAGAGAAGAACCGCATTGACTTTTGTTTAGCATTTCAAGTTAGCATTAGAGATAAAATACTTATATAATATAGTATTATTACGCTTTGAACGTGGAGTGGAGAGGGAGATTTGTGAGGTTTACGAGTTGACAATTTCTAGATCTGATCCCAATATTGGGTTCTCCCGTTATGGGATTTCGTACAGGCCTCAATTGAGATGAGATGATGTCAGAGctccctcttttttatttttcccccctcaactatatatttttatatatatatatatatatatatatatatagccgaAAGAATCTGCTTATTATATCCTATTtatcatcaaaaatatataaatttcctTCGATCCCATCAATCATAAACTATACATGGAAATCCTACTTAACTTTCACCGTTAATAACTATCTAGCCAGCCCCCTCGGAACGATTCCGTTGacaaggaatatatatatatatataaaaatgaagaaaataaaagttgcaGGAGGCCATGGCCTTGATGTACGGTGCATGGAAGGGTGGATTAAGGAAGCGCTGCGCATAAACACAGGCTGTTATGCTGATTAATTATTCCTCTTGAAAGGGGGGGTCAATAAATTCAAGAGGCTACATTTCTGTAGGCTTGGAATGGGTGCATGCTTTAATTATTAGTATATAATCAGCTAGATGACCAGTGACTCTAGGGCCAGTTTTAAAACCGAGCTTCTTGCTTGTTAAATTCAATATTACAGGCTAGGCTTGGCtaaaatgacaagaaaaggGCCATGCCCATTCTCAGATTCATGCTGTGTGGGATGTTGTTGTAGGGCTAGCATGGTCTTCTCATGCTTTGGCAGGCCTCAGTTGTGAAATATTCCTGGTTAACCAAAGTTTATTAATTGAACTATaagttaattgattaatttaattgagaGTTAATTAAGGAGCCAATTAAAGTCAAAGCTTAGATGCGTCCTAGTGTGTCTAATGCTACGAATACTGCATCTTTGAGACGAGGGAATTGACTTTGGTGCCTCAAAAGCAGCGCATACagacaagagagagagattgcaTCTTGTTTTCGactagaagagaagagaagatggaTACTGATCTATCCCTGAAAATAGATGCAGAAAGTGAAGTAGAGGAGgatggagatgaagaaaggcACCATGGTAAAAAAGGGGGAGGAAATCATCAAGAAGAGGAGGTAGATGGACAAAACATACAAGATACTAGTGAAGCAGCAGgagcaacaacaacaagaggaggaggaggaggaggaggagcagaAGATGATTCTTCCCTACTGGAAAACATGAAAACTGAAGAGGTACTCCTTTCTTCTTTCTAACACAATTAACACAAGAGGTTGTTCTAATAACCCtccaaatatatatgtatatgtatatatatagttatggtGATCTCTCTATCTCCTTCTCAAGAATAACACGAGGTGCTAAGTTCGACCGTGTGCGTGCTTATAACCCtctatataatttcaaaacatggATATGTATATCTCATGAAGGCTTGCTTTAATTTGCACACAGTAATTGTTTGTGACAATTTTGTAAAAGCAATATGGATATGCAGTTATCTGGTTTACAGATGGAGATAAGTCGCATGAAAGAAGAGAACAAAGTCTTGAGAAGAACAGTAGAGAAAACCATGAAAGATTACCATGATCTTCGAATGAGATTTGCTTCCTTCCAGCAAAATATGGACCAGAAGAAggtaatattttaatacatataatACTATTTCTTTAGTTTTATGGGCCAGAAGAAGCAAAATATGGAtatatattcattatttttatttaggatcCGCAAATCTCTCTCGGGCTTAATGCTAACGATAACAAAGCTGTTCAAGAAGTGCCGAAGGCAATAATACCCAGACAGTCAGATTCTAGTTATATCCAAAGACACCAGGCAGTAGCATCTACGAAAGGTGACACTGTTGGAGAGGGTGAATTAGGGCTGTCCTTGAGGCTACAAATTACAAGTACAAGTCAACAAGAAAGAGAGGAGGATATGGAAGAGAATAATAAGGAAGATCAAACTGCAAACCATGCACCAACAATATcacagaataataataataataataatcaaagaaCTGATTTGGGAGGAGCTGGAATCACTGCTCATGGTGCTTCTTTAGCCAACAGAAAGGCTAGGGTTTCAGTCAGAGCCAGATGCCAGGCAGCAACTGTAAGTTGTTTACTTTCAAGATGTTATATTCAAAATTTATGCAGTTGGGGTGCTGCTAActaaatgttttgattttcagATGAATGATGGATGCCAGTGGAGAAAATATGGGCAGAAGATTGCCAAAGGAAATCCTTGCCCTCGAGCCTACTACCGTTGCACGGTTTCTCCAGGATGCCCGGTTAGGAAACAGGCATGATACTTGTTCAGCAAGCACAGATTAATtcttgtgattatttttaagcacatgattagttttaatttgctgttttctctctttctttaatGTTTTGTGTGTTATGATTTTTACTAGGTGCAAAGATGTCTAGAGGACATGTCAATTCTGATAACAACATATGAAGGGACTCATAATCATCCGCTCCCTGTGGGAGCAACAGCCATGGCTTCAACAGCCTCTGCAGCAGCTTCCTTTATGTTACTGAATTCTAGTAACCCTCTCTCTGATGGCATGATCACTACTGGTCAAGCTAATTCCCTTCCATACCATGCCTGGAACCCTCAATATTCATCGAACTTTAGAAGCATAAACCCCAATGATCCTTCCAAAGGGATTGTTCTTGATCTTACACACGATCGAGATCGATCACTACTACAATATCCAATGATGGCTAGCTCTTCACAATATTCCTCTTCTTCGGCTAGTCATAATCAGTACCCCAGCTCGTTCAGTAATTGGATGCAAAGCCGATCAAGCAGTTACCAAAATAGCGCTGCTAATGTTCATGGCAGTAATTTTGCTGGCCATAGAGTGCAAGAAGAGAAGTTACTGATGGCTGAGAATGTAACAGCAATTGCTTCTGATCCAAAATTTAGGGTTGCTGTTGCGGCTGCTA from the Populus nigra chromosome 1, ddPopNigr1.1, whole genome shotgun sequence genome contains:
- the LOC133678770 gene encoding probable WRKY transcription factor 9, whose protein sequence is MDTDLSLKIDAESEVEEDGDEERHHGKKGGGNHQEEEVDGQNIQDTSEAAGATTTRGGGGGGGAEDDSSLLENMKTEELSGLQMEISRMKEENKVLRRTVEKTMKDYHDLRMRFASFQQNMDQKKDPQISLGLNANDNKAVQEVPKAIIPRQSDSSYIQRHQAVASTKGDTVGEGELGLSLRLQITSTSQQEREEDMEENNKEDQTANHAPTISQNNNNNNNQRTDLGGAGITAHGASLANRKARVSVRARCQAATMNDGCQWRKYGQKIAKGNPCPRAYYRCTVSPGCPVQRCLEDMSILITTYEGTHNHPLPVGATAMASTASAAASFMLLNSSNPLSDGMITTGQANSLPYHAWNPQYSSNFRSINPNDPSKGIVLDLTHDRDRSLLQYPMMASSSQYSSSSASHNQYPSSFSNWMQSRSSSYQNSAANVHGSNFAGHRVQEEKLLMAENVTAIASDPKFRVAVAAAITSLINKENSSSHPIEPSLISRDGERGSPTCKQQQQLSGP